A genomic window from Lotus japonicus ecotype B-129 chromosome 1, LjGifu_v1.2 includes:
- the LOC130734206 gene encoding zeatin O-glucosyltransferase-like, with protein MASSHQSSPGKIRSSSSRFDEHQVVVVMVPFPAQGHLNQLMHLSRVILPHNIPVHYVGTATHNRQATLRVQGWDPNSISNIHFHDFEVPPFASPPPNPNADTKFPSHMIPSFEASSHLRSPLAAFLRSLSSVARRVIVIHDSILASVVQDAKNIANVERYTFHSCSAFMIFLHFWENMGKPQLEGLHIPQLPSLEGCFPTQFMDFITEQSEFFEFTDGHIYNTSRAIESPYMEFMENIINNKKHWALGPFNPLTIEKKSSKGRHFVMEWLDRQEPKSVIYVSFGSTTTFTEEQIEQIANGLEQSKHKFIWVLRDADKGDIFDGDKVKEHGLPNGFEKRVEGMGLVVRDWAPQLEILSHPSTGGFMSHCGWNSCLESMSMGVPIAAWPMHSDQPRNSVLIAEVVKVGLLLKDWAQRDELVTTSVIENAVRRLMETKEGDEMRERAMNLKKSIHKSMDEGGVSRTEMESFIAHITR; from the coding sequence ATGGCTTCTAGCCACCAAAGTTCACCAGGAAAAATCCGCAGCAGCAGCAGCCGCTTTGATGAACACCAAGTGGTGGTGGTTATGGTACCTTTCCCTGCACAAGGACATCTCAATCAGCTCATGCACTTGTCACGCGTAATCTTGCCACACAACATACCTGTTCATTATGTTGGCACAGCCACACACAATCGTCAAGCCACACTTCGTGTCCAAGGTTGGGACCCAAACTCCATTTCAAACATCCATTTCCATGATTTTGAAGTTCCTCCCTTTGCTTCCCCACCTCCCAACCCAAATGCAGACACCAAATTCCCATCTCACATGATTCCTTCCTTTGAGGCCTCTTCACATCTTCGTTCACCTTTGGCAGCATTTCTCCGATCCCTTTCATCTGTGGCCAGAAGGGTCATAGTGATTCATGACTCCATATTGGCGTCAGTGGTTCAAGATGCCAAAAACATAGCAAATGTTGAGAGGTACACATTTCACAGTTGTTCTGCCTTTATGATTTTCTTACACTTTTGGGAAAATATGGGAAAACCGCAACTAGAAGGCTTACATATCCCACAACTTCCTTCTCTTGAAGGATGCTTCCCCACCCAATTCATGGATTTCATTACTGAACAAAGTGAATTCTTTGAATTCACTGATGGACACATTTACAACACATCAAGAGCAATTGAAAGTCCTTACATGGAgtttatggaaaacatcattaATAATAAGAAGCATTGGGCACTTGGGCCTTTCAACCCTCTAACCATTGAGAAGAAAAGTTCAAAAGGAAGACACTTTGTCATGGAGTGGCTTGATAGACAAGAGCCAAAATCTGTTATATATGTATCTTTTGGGTCAACAACAACCTTTACAGAGGAGCAAATTGAACAGATAGCAAATGGATTGGAGCAAAGCAAACACAAATTCATCTGGGTGCTGAGAGATGCTGATAAAGGAGACATCTTTGATGGAGATAAAGTAAAAGAACATGGGCTTCCAAATGGGTTTGAAAAGAGAGTTGAAGGCATGGGGCTAGTTGTGAGAGACTGGGCACCCCAATTGGAAATTCTAAGTCATCCTTCAACAGGAGGGTTTATGAGTCATTGTGGATGGAACTCCTGCTTAGAGAGCATGTCCATGGGGGTGCCAATAGCAGCATGGCCTATGCACTCTGACCAGCCAAGAAACAGTGTTTTGATAGCTGAAGTGGTAAAGGTTGGTTTGTTATTAAAAGATTGGGCTCAAAGAGATGAGTTGGTGACCACTTCAGTTATTGAGAATGCAGTGAGAAGGTTGATGGAAACAAAGGAAGGAGATGAGATGCGAGAGAGAGCAATGAACCTTAAAAAATCCATTCATAAGTCCATGGATGAAGGTGGAGTCTCTCGTACAGAAATGGAATCTTTCATTGCTCATATAACTAGATAG